GCGCTTGCAGGGCAGCGCGCTGTGGCTCCGCGTCGAAGCCGCCGGCGGCGATGCGCGCGCACAGCGCGCGATTGCGCTCGGCCAGGGCCTCGGCCAGCGCCGTGCCGGGCGGCAACAAGGTTTCGCTCCCGAACAGACGATCCAGCCGCTGCCATTCGGCCAGCAGCAGTTCATCGCCCAGGCGCAGCTCGCGCTCGACGATGCCGAGCAGGTTGGCGGCGATCAGCCCTTCGAAGCGCCGACGCTGATCGTCGAGCAGCGGCAGCACCTCGCGCTCCAGCCAGGTCTGCACCGTGGCGATCAGCTCTGCTGCCGAGGGTCGATCCTGCATGCGCTGCACTCCGTTGCGCCCGATCACGGCGTCGCGGCGATCAGGCGCAGATATTCCAGCTCCATCTCGGCCGCGCGCCGTCCCAGACTGGCCAGTTCGATGCTCCAGTCGCGGCCCGACAGGTGGCGCTCAGCCTGCACCAGGCAGGTGACCGACCAGCGCAGGTTGCCCATGATCTCCCACCAGCGCACGGCAGCGCGGTCCACCTCCCGCCCTGAGGCGCGGGTGTAGGCCGCCAGAAAATCGTCGCGCCGCCCCACGCCACCGAACTCGAGCTGATCGGCGCCGAAGCGCCAGTCGCGCACGCAGGGCCAGGCCAGGTCTTCATGGGGATCGCCCAGATGCGCAAACTCCCAGTCGATCACCGCGCGCAGGCCATCCTCGGCAACGATCATGTTGCCGATGCGGAAGTCGCCATGCACCAGCGTCAGCGTCGCGGGCGGCGGTGGCGCGTGGTGTTCCAGCCAGCGCAGTGCCCAAGCCACCGCCGGATTGTGGAGATCGAGCGCGGCCACGGCGCGGACAACGCCTGCCAGCGCATGCTGCGCGGGACTCTCGCCCGAGGCAGGACGGGGCAGGTCGGCCACACCGTCGAGGTCGGTCGGCATGGCATGGATGCGCGCCAGTTGCTCGGCCATCTGCTGGGGCAAGCGCGCGCGCGCCGCGGCGAACTCCGGTCGGCGAACGATGCGCGCGCCGAGCGTCTCGCCGGCGATACGATCCATGAGCAGAAAGGGCGCGCCCAGCACCGCGGCATCGGTGCACAGCCAGCGCGCCCGCGGCACGGCCACGCCCTGTGCGTCGGCGGCGCGCAACAGCCGAAACTCCTGCGCGCGACTGAGCGCTTCGGGGTTCATGCTCGACCCGGCGTCGCGGCGCAGGATCAGCGCGTAGGTGCCCGCGTCCCGGCCCGTGTCGATCTCCAGGTCGAGCGCCCAGGTATCGCGCGACGCACCGCCGCTGAGCCGCTGCAGCATGGTGATGCGCACCGCGCTGCCGGTCTGCTGGCTGATGAAGCGGGCGAGCCGCTGGCGCAGATCATCTATACTGGTAAGCATAGCACATCCGGTTCGGGCCTCTCTGCCTGCGCGAACATAGTCTACGCCAAGAAGCGAGAGGTCGCAATGCTGCGAGGCAGGACGCATGGAACTGCTGATCGATCCCGAGACCCAGGCGCTGGCCGACCGCGTGCGGCGCTTCATCGACACGGAAGTGATCCCGCGCGAGCCGCTGGCGACCCATCCCGACGGCTGGCCACCCGAGGTCTGGGCCGAGGTGCGCGCCGCGGCCAAAGCTGCCGGTGTGTGGGCCCCGCAACTGCCGCGTGAGCTGGGCGGGCTGGGGCTGACGCTCAGCCAATGCGCGCCGGTGTTCGAAGCCGCCGGACGGAGCCTGCTGGGGCCGGGCGCGCTCAACTGCGCCGCGCCCGACGAAGGCAACCTCCATCTGCTGGAGCGCTACGCTACGCCCGCGCAGCGCGAACGCTACCTGCTGCCGCTGGCCGCCGGCATGATCCGCTCGGCCTTCGCCATGACCGAGCCCGCGCCGGGCGCGGGCTCCGACCCGACCATGATCCGTACACAGGCGACGCGCCGGGGCCAGCGCTGGGTGATCAACGGCCATAAATGGTTTGTCACCGGCGCCGACGGGGCGGCCTTCGTGATCGTCATGGCACGTACCAACCCGGACGTACCCGCCAGCGAGGGCTGTACCCTGTTTCTGGTGGATGCCGACCATCCCGGTCTCCAGCTGGTGCGGCGCATACCAGGCCTGGGCGCGCACCTGCCCGGCGGCCACTGCGAGCTGCGCCTGGTAGCGTGCGAGGTTGGTGACGAGGCCGTGCTTGGCCCCGTGAACCGTGGCTTCGCCCTGACCCAACAGCGTCTCGGCCCGGCACGTCTGACGCACTGCATGCGCTGGATCGGCGCAGCGCAGCGCGCGCTGGAGATCGCCACCGCCCGCGCGCGCGAACGGGAAGCCTTCGGCGCGCCGCTGGCCCAGCACCAGGCGGTGCAGTGGATGCTGGCCGATTCGGAGATCGATCTGCATGCCGCGCGCTTGATGGTACTGCACGCTGCGGCCCTGATCGACCATGGCGATGAGGCCCGCCGCGAGACTTCGATCTGTAAGGTCTTTGTTGCCGAAGCGGTCAACCGCGTGATCGACCGCGCCGTGCAGATCTGTGGTGCGCTGGGCATCGCCCACGACCTGCCGCTGGCGACGATGTACGCTGAAGCGCGCGCCTTCCGCATCTACGATGGCGCTAGCGAAGTGCACCGCATGGTGATCGCGCGGCAGGTGCTGCGCGCTGCCGCACGTCAGGCAGCAGCAGCGGATCAGTCCTGAGGAGGATGTATGCCCAGCTTTGATCTGACCGACAAGGTCGCCCTGATTACCGGCGCGTCGCGCGGCATCGGCGCGGC
This is a stretch of genomic DNA from Kallotenue papyrolyticum. It encodes these proteins:
- a CDS encoding acyl-CoA dehydrogenase family protein, with the protein product MELLIDPETQALADRVRRFIDTEVIPREPLATHPDGWPPEVWAEVRAAAKAAGVWAPQLPRELGGLGLTLSQCAPVFEAAGRSLLGPGALNCAAPDEGNLHLLERYATPAQRERYLLPLAAGMIRSAFAMTEPAPGAGSDPTMIRTQATRRGQRWVINGHKWFVTGADGAAFVIVMARTNPDVPASEGCTLFLVDADHPGLQLVRRIPGLGAHLPGGHCELRLVACEVGDEAVLGPVNRGFALTQQRLGPARLTHCMRWIGAAQRALEIATARAREREAFGAPLAQHQAVQWMLADSEIDLHAARLMVLHAAALIDHGDEARRETSICKVFVAEAVNRVIDRAVQICGALGIAHDLPLATMYAEARAFRIYDGASEVHRMVIARQVLRAAARQAAAADQS
- a CDS encoding phosphotransferase family protein; amino-acid sequence: MLTSIDDLRQRLARFISQQTGSAVRITMLQRLSGGASRDTWALDLEIDTGRDAGTYALILRRDAGSSMNPEALSRAQEFRLLRAADAQGVAVPRARWLCTDAAVLGAPFLLMDRIAGETLGARIVRRPEFAAARARLPQQMAEQLARIHAMPTDLDGVADLPRPASGESPAQHALAGVVRAVAALDLHNPAVAWALRWLEHHAPPPPATLTLVHGDFRIGNMIVAEDGLRAVIDWEFAHLGDPHEDLAWPCVRDWRFGADQLEFGGVGRRDDFLAAYTRASGREVDRAAVRWWEIMGNLRWSVTCLVQAERHLSGRDWSIELASLGRRAAEMELEYLRLIAATP
- a CDS encoding DUF6285 domain-containing protein; this encodes MQDRPSAAELIATVQTWLEREVLPLLDDQRRRFEGLIAANLLGIVERELRLGDELLLAEWQRLDRLFGSETLLPPGTALAEALAERNRALCARIAAGGFDAEPQRAALQAHLLQTAIDKLRIANPRLLARVLPQLPADSGGGADGG